The Echinicola rosea genome has a segment encoding these proteins:
- a CDS encoding ComEA family DNA-binding protein — MKTCRILLLSIILVCGEKTKAQTDFDVEAFAEELFSLQEENLDYEQLYENLLQRYLNPIDLNRCSPDDLQSLYILTPLQVSNFFKYRRIYGQFLSIHELQAIPSFDVETIRKLDPFVTLEKTPEKYAHKLPKRILSEQTAYVIYRHRIYLEKRKGFTPPDTLKNGSLTSRYQGPPGTQYLRMRSQHSGDFSFGITMDRDAGEMFIWDPGSRRYGFNFLSYHFTLYDKGHWKQITVGDYQAQYGQGLVFGAGFSVGKGAETITTTRRSSTGIKPYTSSMESGYFRGISATYQKGRFEGSVMVSSASRDANIDTSAILHHITSLPSSGYHRTASEISRKAAANEKDVGINLNYSSKDRNLQIGLNSLLTRFELPYNRDLRNYNGFEFRGKMNHLHSAYFSYNHQNHFFFGETAISKSKGVAYVAGIMSSLSKQLDLVLHIRNYDRNFHSFYGNAFGEASRPINEKGIYLGLSYHPTKKLQWSGYYDQFKFPWMRYRVYAPSSGHEWLQRISYRPKKSMELYLQVREEVKDRNVTAAQNDLATYQIQTGKKYNYLLNLDVEINEYFSIRSRIQMSTFDYNQKLTKGYTIVQDLNFEYKKWKWSGRIALFDTDDYDNRQYVYEKNVLWAFSIPSYYGQGMRYYLLTQFKPIRKLSFWLRWARTSYTDRNTISSGLQEVKGTHLSELTFQVRYQFNR; from the coding sequence ATGAAAACCTGTCGAATTTTACTTTTATCCATTATCCTTGTCTGCGGCGAAAAGACAAAGGCACAGACTGACTTTGATGTGGAGGCATTTGCAGAGGAACTGTTTTCACTCCAAGAGGAAAACCTAGACTATGAGCAGCTATATGAGAATCTTCTTCAGCGTTACCTCAATCCTATTGACCTTAACCGCTGCTCCCCAGATGACCTACAGTCACTTTACATTCTGACACCACTTCAGGTGAGCAATTTTTTCAAATATCGCAGGATTTATGGCCAATTCCTGTCCATTCACGAGCTCCAGGCCATTCCGTCATTTGATGTGGAGACAATCAGAAAGCTCGACCCTTTTGTCACCTTGGAGAAAACGCCGGAAAAGTACGCCCATAAACTGCCCAAGAGGATTTTGAGTGAGCAAACGGCCTACGTTATATACAGGCATCGCATATACCTGGAAAAGCGAAAAGGCTTTACGCCACCGGATACATTAAAAAACGGATCCCTCACCAGTAGATACCAAGGGCCTCCTGGTACACAGTACCTGAGAATGAGAAGCCAGCACAGCGGGGACTTTAGTTTTGGCATCACTATGGATCGGGATGCCGGCGAAATGTTTATTTGGGATCCAGGATCCCGGAGGTATGGCTTTAATTTTCTGAGCTACCACTTTACCCTCTATGATAAAGGCCACTGGAAGCAAATCACGGTAGGAGATTACCAAGCCCAATATGGCCAAGGATTGGTCTTCGGTGCGGGCTTTTCGGTAGGAAAAGGTGCAGAAACCATTACCACTACACGAAGAAGCTCTACTGGCATCAAGCCCTACACCTCCTCCATGGAATCGGGGTATTTCAGAGGCATCTCCGCCACCTACCAAAAAGGACGATTTGAAGGATCCGTCATGGTCTCTTCTGCATCCAGAGATGCCAATATCGACACCTCTGCCATACTCCATCACATCACCTCACTCCCATCAAGTGGCTACCACAGGACTGCATCCGAAATAAGTAGAAAAGCCGCTGCAAACGAAAAGGATGTAGGCATCAACCTTAATTATTCGTCCAAAGACCGCAACCTACAAATAGGCCTCAACAGCTTGTTGACGCGGTTTGAATTGCCCTATAACCGGGATCTTCGGAACTACAATGGGTTTGAATTCAGGGGCAAAATGAACCACCTCCACAGTGCGTACTTTTCCTATAACCATCAAAACCACTTCTTCTTTGGAGAAACAGCCATATCGAAGAGTAAGGGAGTTGCTTATGTGGCGGGGATCATGAGCAGCCTCAGCAAGCAGTTGGATTTGGTACTGCACATCAGAAATTATGACCGTAACTTTCATAGCTTCTATGGCAATGCCTTTGGTGAAGCCTCACGGCCGATCAATGAAAAAGGCATCTACCTCGGCTTAAGCTATCACCCCACTAAAAAGCTTCAGTGGAGTGGCTATTACGATCAATTTAAATTTCCATGGATGAGGTACCGCGTATATGCTCCTTCATCTGGTCATGAGTGGCTCCAGCGCATTAGCTACCGACCAAAAAAATCAATGGAGCTATACCTTCAGGTGCGAGAGGAAGTAAAGGACCGCAACGTCACCGCAGCTCAAAATGATCTTGCCACCTATCAAATCCAAACAGGAAAAAAATACAATTACCTGCTTAACCTGGACGTAGAAATCAATGAATATTTCTCCATACGCTCCAGGATCCAAATGAGCACTTTTGACTACAATCAAAAACTCACAAAAGGCTATACCATTGTCCAAGACCTGAACTTCGAATACAAAAAATGGAAATGGAGTGGCAGGATTGCCCTTTTTGACACCGACGATTATGATAACCGACAGTATGTATATGAAAAAAATGTGCTTTGGGCATTTTCCATCCCCAGTTACTATGGCCAGGGGATGCGCTACTACCTGCTTACCCAATTTAAGCCAATAAGAAAATTGAGCTTTTGGCTCCGCTGGGCAAGGACGAGCTATACCGACCGTAATACCATCAGCAGTGGGCTTC
- a CDS encoding PorV/PorQ family protein translates to MKFILNAFSYLILIAPYCSYGQNGSEIFAKGARSYGMANAHVTLADAWSVFNNPGAMGRMSTSTAVLGYDHRLGLNELTTLGAGAVIATDKGNFGIGLSHYGGELFNQQAAGIGYAHQMGIASFGIKATYLQTNIAGYGRTGAPIMEFGGTAVLGPKLIFGAHVYNFTRSQLSRDSQDYLPTIIKAGLSYKPSKKLLITMEAEKDILLPPFAKIGMEYNFINRFWARCGIRTNPSNFHFGIGFKPKQFRFDYAVAQNNQLGFTHHVSLNYTFASP, encoded by the coding sequence ATGAAGTTTATTTTAAATGCTTTTTCGTATTTAATCCTTATTGCACCATATTGCAGTTATGGCCAGAATGGTTCTGAGATTTTTGCGAAAGGCGCCAGAAGTTACGGAATGGCAAATGCCCATGTGACATTGGCAGACGCTTGGAGTGTCTTTAACAACCCAGGAGCTATGGGAAGAATGTCAACCTCTACAGCGGTATTAGGCTATGACCACCGGTTAGGACTCAATGAGCTGACCACCTTAGGAGCAGGCGCCGTCATTGCCACAGACAAGGGCAACTTCGGTATTGGGCTATCCCATTACGGTGGCGAATTATTTAATCAGCAAGCAGCAGGAATTGGCTACGCTCACCAGATGGGGATCGCCAGTTTTGGCATCAAAGCCACCTACCTCCAGACCAACATCGCTGGATATGGAAGAACCGGGGCTCCTATAATGGAGTTTGGAGGTACTGCAGTACTTGGACCAAAGCTAATTTTTGGAGCCCACGTCTATAATTTTACCAGAAGCCAACTGAGCCGTGACTCCCAAGATTACCTCCCGACCATCATAAAGGCCGGATTGTCTTATAAACCTTCGAAAAAACTGCTTATCACCATGGAAGCTGAAAAGGACATTCTACTGCCGCCTTTCGCCAAAATAGGAATGGAATATAACTTTATCAATCGCTTTTGGGCCAGATGCGGCATTCGAACCAATCCATCCAATTTCCACTTTGGCATCGGTTTCAAACCGAAGCAATTCCGATTTGACTATGCAGTCGCCCAAAACAACCAGTTAGGTTTCACGCATCACGTTTCTTTGAATTATACGTTTGCATCGCCATGA
- a CDS encoding BamA/TamA family outer membrane protein, translating into MALICLVLINKHTTLAQTPETVPQDTTALKIPKQVSVNNVFIIGNEKTRKNIILREMNVAPGIVYDWEEFLRILKTDQQRIYNLQLFTSVEITPLFVEDEEVELLVSVKERWYVIPSIIFDLADRNFSEWWINQNRDLSRVNYGLKLNHNNVGGRNEKLRVMGQLGFTQAFDLIYSIPYIDKEQEHGLAFRINYNTNKTIAVKSAQNKQVFYTNENEEILRKNLGASLQYTYRGNFYNFNYLTIGFSNTKVHEDVLTQNPNYFLNDSTRQKYFYASYNFKHDRRDNIAYATQGELINVGVTRYGLFTNDDVNETEISLIANKYFRFSDKTHFVTGISVSSYLSSRQPYTLVRGIGYAPDFIRGYEINVIEGQQTFIHKNSFRYKLLDVAYDISKLIPIEEFNTFPIRAYLSANFDHGYVNDRNHIPENAALTNTYLYGYGLGLDLITFYDQVIRFEYSVNSQQVGSFFINIKAPL; encoded by the coding sequence ATGGCGCTTATCTGCTTGGTCTTGATAAATAAGCACACGACCCTGGCACAAACTCCTGAAACTGTCCCCCAAGATACCACAGCCTTAAAGATCCCCAAGCAAGTCTCCGTCAACAATGTCTTTATCATCGGAAATGAAAAAACCCGCAAAAACATCATCCTAAGGGAGATGAACGTGGCTCCGGGAATAGTATATGACTGGGAAGAATTTTTACGCATCCTAAAAACAGATCAACAACGGATATACAACCTTCAATTATTTACCTCAGTAGAAATCACCCCTCTCTTTGTAGAAGACGAGGAAGTAGAACTATTGGTATCCGTAAAAGAACGCTGGTATGTAATCCCGAGCATTATATTTGACTTGGCCGACCGGAATTTCTCAGAATGGTGGATCAATCAAAACCGGGACCTCTCCAGGGTAAATTACGGACTGAAGCTCAATCATAACAACGTCGGTGGACGAAATGAAAAACTGCGCGTCATGGGACAGCTAGGATTTACCCAAGCATTTGATCTCATATACAGCATTCCTTATATCGATAAGGAGCAGGAGCATGGCCTTGCCTTCAGGATCAACTATAACACCAATAAAACCATAGCTGTAAAATCAGCTCAAAACAAACAGGTTTTTTACACCAATGAAAACGAGGAAATCCTTCGTAAAAACCTGGGCGCCAGCCTACAATATACATACAGGGGCAATTTCTATAATTTCAATTACCTCACCATAGGTTTTAGTAATACTAAGGTCCATGAAGACGTACTGACCCAGAATCCAAATTATTTTCTCAACGACAGCACAAGGCAAAAATACTTCTACGCCTCCTATAACTTCAAGCACGACCGCAGGGACAATATCGCTTATGCCACACAGGGCGAACTTATCAATGTCGGCGTCACAAGGTACGGGCTTTTCACCAACGATGACGTCAATGAAACGGAGATCTCCTTGATTGCCAATAAGTATTTTAGATTTAGCGATAAAACGCACTTCGTGACGGGTATTTCTGTATCCAGCTACCTCAGCTCCAGGCAGCCCTATACCTTGGTTCGTGGAATTGGCTATGCTCCTGATTTTATACGGGGGTATGAAATTAACGTGATCGAAGGCCAGCAAACCTTCATCCACAAAAACAGCTTTAGGTATAAACTGCTGGATGTGGCTTATGATATCTCTAAGCTGATCCCAATTGAGGAATTCAACACCTTCCCGATCAGGGCTTACCTCAGTGCCAATTTTGACCATGGCTACGTCAACGATCGCAACCACATCCCCGAAAATGCCGCACTTACCAATACCTACCTTTATGGATATGGACTGGGGCTAGATTTGATCACTTTTTATGACCAAGTTATTCGATTTGAATACTCTGTCAACAGCCAACAGGTAGGAAGTTTTTTTATCAATATTAAGGCCCCGCTTTAA
- the yidD gene encoding membrane protein insertion efficiency factor YidD: MKTILRKIAVFPVLFYQYLISPMFPGACRYTPTCSQYTKEAILKHGIIKGGWLAIKRIASCHPWGGHGHDPVP; the protein is encoded by the coding sequence TTGAAAACTATTTTAAGAAAAATAGCCGTTTTTCCAGTGTTGTTTTATCAGTACTTGATTTCGCCAATGTTTCCTGGAGCTTGTAGGTACACCCCCACTTGTAGCCAATATACGAAAGAGGCTATTCTCAAGCACGGAATAATCAAAGGAGGCTGGCTAGCGATCAAGCGCATTGCCAGCTGTCATCCATGGGGTGGCCATGGCCATGACCCCGTTCCTTAA
- a CDS encoding prolipoprotein diacylglyceryl transferase: MISTILDYVVWSPNPAVFPGFDRIRWYSLLFALGFIISQQIVIYIFKKEGHDERLVDKLTIYMVLATIIGARLGHVLFYEPEKYLSNPIEILKVWEGGLASHGAAIAILIALWLYVRNTPKQRYLWVVDRIVIVVAMTGALIRFGNLMNSEIGGKPTGTDNGFVYAHSIEEILETLNVPVEHVSAYKPDDRSGELQGNGHVPVNIDIEIKKGNYQEVDLRRTLENDVKYVLTKFNSAEKYMAEPENTPLDYDLKDEGDHYLATVRTFGLTKHPTQIYESLSYFAIFILLYALWHKYREKLPDGLLLGLFLITVFGMRFVWEFFKENQVDFEENLTLNMGQTLSIPLVLGGIVLVIRALKIGNPTQTD; encoded by the coding sequence ATGATCAGCACAATTTTAGATTACGTAGTCTGGAGCCCTAACCCGGCTGTTTTTCCAGGTTTTGACAGGATCAGATGGTATAGCCTGTTATTTGCACTTGGCTTTATCATTTCGCAACAAATCGTCATTTATATTTTCAAAAAAGAAGGTCATGATGAAAGGCTGGTGGACAAGCTCACCATTTATATGGTCTTGGCGACCATCATAGGTGCACGATTGGGCCATGTGCTGTTTTATGAACCCGAAAAATACCTTAGCAACCCCATCGAGATCCTCAAAGTATGGGAAGGTGGACTTGCCAGCCATGGTGCCGCCATTGCCATATTGATAGCCCTCTGGCTTTATGTGCGCAATACGCCAAAGCAACGCTACCTTTGGGTGGTGGACAGGATTGTCATCGTAGTGGCCATGACAGGGGCACTGATCAGATTTGGTAACCTGATGAATTCTGAGATCGGCGGTAAACCTACCGGTACTGACAATGGCTTCGTCTATGCCCATAGCATAGAAGAAATCCTGGAAACCCTGAATGTACCCGTCGAGCATGTTTCTGCCTATAAACCGGATGACCGCTCTGGAGAGCTGCAGGGCAATGGACATGTCCCTGTAAATATCGACATTGAAATCAAAAAGGGAAATTACCAAGAAGTGGACTTGAGAAGAACCTTGGAAAATGACGTAAAATACGTCCTCACCAAATTTAACAGTGCTGAAAAGTACATGGCAGAGCCCGAAAACACCCCTTTGGATTATGATTTAAAGGATGAAGGAGACCATTATCTGGCTACAGTCCGTACATTCGGCCTGACCAAACATCCCACACAGATCTATGAGTCACTTTCCTATTTTGCTATTTTCATATTGCTGTATGCCCTATGGCACAAATACAGGGAAAAGCTTCCTGACGGACTACTGCTTGGCCTGTTCTTGATCACTGTCTTTGGTATGCGTTTCGTTTGGGAGTTTTTCAAAGAAAACCAAGTGGACTTTGAAGAAAACCTGACCTTGAACATGGGGCAAACACTAAGCATCCCGTTGGTATTGGGAGGCATTGTACTGGTAATACGAGCACTAAAAATAGGCAACCCAACTCAAACCGATTAA
- the nadE gene encoding NAD(+) synthase — translation MSILKIGGATVNQTPLDWEGNLKNISDAITEAKAAGIELLCFPELAVTGYGSEDLFLSRWYPEKALGQLKKLLPFTKDMTVCIGLPVRIGELLYNCTAVLDDGKVSGIMAKQFLAIDGVHYEFRWFTPWEAGKIGSLDFYGRSIPFGDIVFNKKGITYGFEICEDAWRGDLRPGHRLKDRNVDLIFNPSASHFAMGKSAHREELVTESSASLNAAYFYVNLLGNEAGRMIFDGEILFAQNGKLLIKNKLLSYKSYQIYGIDFSTSPVPAPKIDSSHNKNEEFTAAVCLALFDYMRKSRSTGFVLSLSGGADSSSIATLVAEMVRRGISELGLDNFLKRSHLSISVDESTPIKSVVKHILTTAYQGSENSSDDTLASARSLAESLGATFYDWKISEEVSSYTQKIENAIDRKLTWSQDDITLQNIQARVRAPIIWMLANLNNALLLATSNRSEGDVGYATMDGDTSGSISPIAAVDKDFILQWLRWAEEELGYKGLRKVNSLQPTAELRPQEQHQTDEQDLMPYPVIVEIERLAIRDRRKPADIYLILKQELDISPVQLKIYIHKFFRLWSRNQWKRERLAPSFHLDDFNVDPKTWCRFPILSGGFTEELHELDQLDE, via the coding sequence ATGTCAATTTTGAAAATAGGTGGGGCCACTGTCAATCAGACTCCCCTTGATTGGGAAGGCAACCTTAAAAATATCTCTGATGCCATTACAGAGGCCAAGGCAGCAGGAATCGAACTGCTGTGCTTTCCAGAACTTGCCGTCACAGGCTATGGTAGCGAAGACCTCTTTCTAAGTAGGTGGTACCCTGAGAAAGCCCTTGGACAGCTCAAAAAACTCCTCCCCTTCACCAAGGATATGACGGTCTGTATTGGCTTACCCGTAAGAATAGGAGAGCTACTATATAATTGTACGGCCGTGCTTGATGATGGAAAAGTCTCAGGGATAATGGCCAAACAATTCTTGGCCATCGATGGAGTGCATTATGAATTTCGATGGTTCACCCCTTGGGAAGCTGGAAAAATCGGTTCGTTGGACTTTTATGGCAGGAGTATTCCCTTTGGGGACATTGTTTTCAACAAAAAAGGGATTACTTATGGATTTGAAATTTGTGAAGATGCATGGAGAGGGGATCTTCGTCCTGGCCACCGCCTAAAGGACCGCAATGTGGACCTTATATTCAATCCAAGCGCCAGTCACTTTGCCATGGGAAAAAGCGCACATAGAGAAGAACTTGTCACCGAAAGCAGTGCTTCGCTGAATGCAGCCTACTTTTATGTCAACTTGTTGGGGAATGAGGCTGGAAGGATGATCTTTGACGGAGAAATACTTTTCGCCCAAAACGGCAAATTGCTCATTAAAAACAAATTGCTTTCTTATAAGTCTTACCAAATCTATGGGATTGACTTTTCAACGTCACCTGTCCCGGCACCAAAAATAGATTCATCGCACAACAAGAACGAGGAATTTACCGCCGCAGTTTGTTTGGCCTTGTTCGATTATATGCGAAAAAGTCGCAGTACAGGGTTCGTGCTTTCACTCAGCGGAGGTGCTGATTCTTCATCAATTGCTACCTTGGTGGCAGAAATGGTCAGAAGAGGAATAAGCGAATTAGGGCTGGACAATTTTCTAAAACGGAGCCATTTAAGCATCTCCGTAGATGAAAGCACCCCGATAAAGTCGGTTGTAAAGCACATATTGACTACCGCCTACCAAGGTTCCGAAAACTCTTCAGATGACACGTTGGCCAGTGCGCGGAGCTTGGCAGAAAGCCTTGGGGCCACCTTTTATGACTGGAAAATCAGTGAAGAGGTAAGTTCTTATACCCAAAAAATAGAAAATGCCATTGACAGAAAGCTCACGTGGAGCCAAGATGATATCACCCTACAAAATATCCAAGCCAGGGTACGAGCCCCCATCATCTGGATGCTCGCCAACCTGAACAACGCCCTTCTCCTTGCCACCTCAAACAGGAGCGAAGGAGATGTAGGGTATGCCACCATGGACGGGGACACCAGCGGAAGTATTTCCCCTATTGCTGCAGTGGACAAGGATTTTATCCTTCAGTGGCTGAGATGGGCCGAGGAGGAGCTGGGATACAAAGGACTCCGAAAGGTAAATTCCCTTCAACCTACTGCCGAACTGCGACCACAAGAGCAACATCAAACGGATGAACAAGACCTGATGCCCTATCCGGTCATTGTCGAAATCGAACGCTTAGCCATTCGAGACCGCAGAAAACCTGCTGACATTTACCTGATCCTAAAACAAGAACTTGACATATCGCCCGTTCAATTAAAAATTTACATCCATAAATTCTTCCGGCTATGGTCCAGGAATCAGTGGAAACGAGAGCGCTTGGCACCTTCCTTCCATTTGGACGACTTCAATGTGGATCCCAAGACATGGTGTAGATTTCCGATACTGTCAGGGGGCTTTACAGAAGAATTACATGAACTGGATCAATTAGACGAATAA
- the rnc gene encoding ribonuclease III translates to MKIFRRLRLHELLYNKKDKRLAAAIKLMVGSKPLNLSLYKLAVRHSSAAEEIRQGIKVSNERLEFLGDAVLGAVVAEHLFIKFPYRDEGFLTETRSRIVNRESLNRVGQKIGLSNIVESDLSDKGLYTHKSIYGDTLEALVGAVYLDRGYDFCRKFILSRILSPYFDLENIITTITNFKSKIIEWSQRENKEVEFTLQSVTGSQRFKEFTIDLLIEKEVFTEGKGPTKKKAEQEAAKNACEKLKLAL, encoded by the coding sequence TTGAAAATATTTCGAAGACTCAGATTACACGAACTACTTTATAATAAAAAAGATAAAAGGCTTGCTGCTGCCATCAAGTTAATGGTAGGCAGCAAGCCTTTGAATTTGTCGCTTTATAAGCTCGCCGTCCGACATTCCTCAGCAGCAGAGGAAATCAGGCAAGGCATAAAAGTTTCTAATGAGCGATTGGAATTTCTCGGCGATGCCGTCCTCGGTGCAGTAGTAGCCGAACACCTTTTTATCAAATTCCCCTACCGGGACGAAGGTTTCCTTACCGAAACCCGCTCCAGAATCGTAAACAGGGAATCCCTAAACCGGGTAGGACAGAAAATCGGCCTTTCCAATATCGTCGAATCGGACCTCTCGGACAAAGGGCTTTACACCCACAAATCCATCTACGGTGATACCTTGGAAGCTTTGGTGGGCGCAGTCTATCTGGACAGAGGCTATGACTTTTGCAGGAAATTCATCCTTTCCAGAATCCTATCCCCATATTTTGACCTTGAGAATATCATCACTACGATCACCAATTTCAAAAGCAAGATCATAGAATGGTCCCAACGGGAAAATAAGGAGGTGGAATTCACCCTTCAATCGGTAACCGGCTCTCAGCGCTTTAAAGAATTCACCATAGATTTATTGATCGAGAAGGAGGTTTTTACCGAGGGAAAAGGCCCTACAAAAAAGAAAGCAGAGCAGGAAGCTGCAAAAAATGCCTGCGAAAAACTAAAATTGGCCCTATAG
- the fabF gene encoding beta-ketoacyl-ACP synthase II, with amino-acid sequence MNLKRVVVTGLGALTPLGNTVPEYWKGLANGVSGAAPITRFDASKFKTQFACEVKGLDIEQFIDRKEARKMDPFTQYAVIASEEAMKDSGLDLDKIDLSKAGVIWGSGIGGLKTFQDEVVSFATGDGTPRFNPFFIPKMIADISAGFISMKYGLQGPNFVTVSACASGTNALIDAYNYIRLGKANVFVSGGSEAAVTEAGVGGFNALKALSQRNDDPETASRPFDKDRDGFVLGEGAGAIILEEYEHAKARGAKIYAEIIGSGMSADAHHITAPHPEGVGAGNVMKFALEDAGIKPEEVDYINVHGTSTPLGDVSEIKAIQRIFGDHAYNLNISSTKSMTGHLLGAAGAIEAIASIMAINHDLVPPTINHFTKDEAFDEKLNLTFNKAQEREVNVALSNTFGFGGHNASVIFKKITE; translated from the coding sequence ATGAATTTAAAAAGAGTTGTAGTAACAGGTTTAGGCGCCCTTACGCCATTGGGAAACACCGTTCCAGAATACTGGAAGGGGCTAGCTAATGGGGTAAGTGGTGCTGCTCCTATTACGAGATTCGACGCCTCAAAATTCAAAACTCAATTTGCTTGCGAGGTCAAAGGCCTCGACATCGAGCAATTTATTGATAGAAAAGAAGCCCGGAAAATGGATCCTTTCACCCAGTATGCCGTTATCGCATCTGAGGAAGCCATGAAAGACTCCGGACTGGACCTTGATAAGATAGACCTTAGTAAGGCCGGTGTGATCTGGGGTTCTGGCATTGGGGGCTTGAAGACTTTTCAGGACGAAGTAGTCAGTTTTGCTACTGGTGATGGAACGCCTCGTTTCAACCCGTTCTTTATTCCCAAAATGATCGCTGACATCAGTGCAGGATTTATCTCCATGAAGTATGGCCTTCAAGGTCCCAACTTTGTGACGGTATCCGCATGTGCTTCTGGCACAAATGCCCTGATTGATGCCTACAATTACATCCGGCTGGGCAAGGCCAATGTTTTTGTTTCCGGAGGTTCTGAAGCTGCTGTCACAGAGGCAGGTGTTGGTGGATTCAATGCGCTAAAAGCACTTTCCCAACGTAATGATGATCCAGAAACCGCTTCCCGACCGTTTGACAAAGACCGTGACGGTTTTGTCCTCGGTGAAGGCGCTGGAGCCATTATCCTGGAAGAATATGAACACGCAAAAGCACGTGGAGCCAAAATCTATGCGGAGATCATCGGTAGCGGCATGTCCGCAGACGCTCACCATATCACAGCACCACACCCTGAAGGAGTAGGCGCTGGCAATGTGATGAAGTTTGCACTGGAAGATGCCGGAATAAAACCGGAAGAGGTCGATTACATCAATGTACACGGTACCTCCACTCCATTGGGAGACGTAAGTGAAATCAAAGCCATACAGCGGATCTTTGGTGACCATGCTTACAACCTCAATATCAGCAGTACCAAATCCATGACAGGACACCTTCTTGGTGCCGCCGGTGCCATTGAGGCCATCGCTTCTATCATGGCCATTAACCATGACTTGGTACCGCCGACGATCAACCACTTCACCAAAGACGAAGCGTTTGATGAAAAGCTGAACTTGACTTTCAACAAAGCCCAGGAGCGGGAAGTAAATGTAGCTTTGAGTAATACCTTTGGATTTGGCGGACATAATGCCTCTGTCATTTTCAAAAAAATAACTGAGTAA
- a CDS encoding acyl carrier protein, which produces MSEIAQKVKAIIVDKLGVEESEVTPEASFTNDLGADSLDTVELIMEFEKEFNISIPDDQAEQIGTVGQAVSYLEANVK; this is translated from the coding sequence ATGTCTGAAATTGCACAAAAAGTAAAAGCCATTATCGTGGATAAGTTAGGCGTAGAAGAATCTGAAGTAACTCCTGAAGCAAGCTTCACTAATGATCTTGGCGCTGACTCTTTGGATACGGTTGAGCTTATCATGGAATTCGAAAAAGAATTCAACATTTCTATTCCAGATGACCAAGCTGAGCAGATCGGCACCGTAGGTCAAGCAGTAAGCTACCTGGAAGCAAACGTAAAATAA